The Agrobacterium vitis genome has a segment encoding these proteins:
- a CDS encoding phage tail sheath family protein — protein sequence MQEINGGISAAGVARGFSGAYECYNTLGYFPKIIIAPGYSPSAVVRAEMDVVASRLNAMAIADLPLGLTKQQAAETRGTNGMANTSSPRVILTYPHVVIEDTTGAAETRLDPLSSRLAGVIIATDLDEGWHHSPSNREIKGVVDLETAINFYPSDYQNDTNFLNEVGIVTAMRSFATGFRTFGNRSAAYPSSSHAENFIHARRILDMTHESVIFYLMNYVDKIGTRANIESVEEGVNSYLRSKIADGVFYGASFRFDTAKNTAAQIADGRFFYKFECHPIAVMERITVDSYVDTKFIADALSLAA from the coding sequence GTGCAGGAGATCAATGGCGGCATTTCTGCTGCTGGTGTCGCCAGGGGCTTTTCCGGCGCATACGAATGCTACAACACCCTCGGCTATTTCCCGAAAATCATTATTGCGCCTGGTTATTCGCCCTCCGCCGTGGTGCGCGCCGAAATGGATGTGGTGGCCTCTCGCCTCAACGCGATGGCAATCGCCGACCTGCCGCTTGGCCTGACCAAGCAACAGGCGGCGGAAACACGCGGGACCAATGGCATGGCGAATACGTCCAGCCCCCGCGTGATCCTGACCTATCCGCATGTCGTCATTGAAGACACGACCGGGGCGGCGGAAACCCGACTGGACCCGCTGTCGTCGCGGCTGGCGGGCGTTATCATCGCCACGGATCTCGACGAAGGCTGGCACCACAGCCCATCGAACCGGGAGATCAAGGGCGTGGTCGATCTGGAAACGGCGATCAATTTCTATCCGTCCGACTACCAGAACGACACCAATTTCCTCAACGAAGTGGGTATCGTCACCGCCATGCGCTCGTTTGCGACCGGGTTCCGAACGTTTGGCAACCGTTCGGCGGCTTATCCCTCCTCGTCGCATGCCGAGAACTTCATCCATGCGCGCCGCATCCTGGACATGACCCATGAGTCCGTCATCTTCTACCTCATGAACTACGTGGACAAGATCGGCACCCGCGCCAACATCGAATCGGTCGAGGAAGGGGTGAACTCCTATCTGCGCTCCAAGATCGCCGATGGCGTTTTCTACGGGGCAAGCTTCCGCTTCGATACCGCGAAGAACACGGCGGCCCAGATTGCCGATGGGCGGTTCTTCTACAAATTCGAGTGCCACCCGATTGCCGTGATGGAGCGGATCACCGTCGATAGTTACGTCGATACAAAGTTCATCGCCGATGCCCTGTCGCTGGCCGCATAA
- a CDS encoding phage portal protein family protein: MSRKNRKTRASFADTATAETRKNLPSEAGTLIADVKNDITIPFYTGALQHADDTLLQRGGGKGLKIYDEIKRDTHASACLAKRNKHLVAREWEVVQASDKPLDVAAADFVRATLKDMPFDGICEDLSGGAILKGFAVSESIWARDGNRIKPQRIVSHDQRRFAFGQDGRPRLRTWTNMHDGIELPERKFIVHRHGVVGNNPYGLGLGYQLFWAVLFKREGVAFWLHFLDKFAGPTVVAQTPYGMLSDEQQKLLSNLANIRTSSAVTVPVGTDVKFLEAARSGSVSYQEWLEYWDKQISICILGETLTTDIGSSGSRAAAETHAGMLDLLVDSDADHLSDTLNEQLIRWLVEYNFPGAAVPRVWRVRPSNEKAKAETRKARAEAASSEHAALVEIIATAANIDDDDTARELITSFDLTHSLSDQTIDRLVEARFAFMEGKRPKQQMPDNAPAFSSLFGPLGSKKKRQLTASFADDVDPVSDLTDQLEDLAASLSTRRLNTIRSAIEAAPDYPDAARAILTIGAKWTPDALGKLLGDGLELAALHGREAAFTDGEDDDARFADADVFNQPFKEQIEFFTQKRGKPTKVWTDALRGTHDRAFVIAGATDLAMLSDFQTAIASAMQNGTTFADFQKDFDRIVAKYGWAYKGERGWRSRVIFETNLRTSHMAGRLKQMRDPDVLKLRPYWEYRHGETRKPKIPRTQHLAWHGKCYPHDDPFWQTHFPPNDWHCSCGVRSRSLRDLKRMGKDGPDPSPKILTEPMKDPLTGQLIEQPQGIGYGWDYQPGDLWERGLTPSNLMEQGREVLDNPRMAVEIDAPEPLDELLKAAKPFKAKALEDGLEPEVYVRAFLEPFGADIGKAVLFEDAAGNRIPVSDLLFRNREGAFKALKRNRHRVMSMMAEALIDPDEIWMGVARKVESGDLVVDRRYIRVDPKTAIQIVFEIGERGWEAVTSFDFTDKKGEPDFSALEKRRVGKLIYSRPEK, encoded by the coding sequence GTGAGCCGCAAGAACCGCAAAACCCGCGCCAGCTTTGCCGACACCGCGACCGCAGAGACCCGGAAAAACCTGCCAAGCGAGGCCGGGACGCTGATTGCCGATGTCAAGAACGACATTACAATCCCGTTTTATACCGGCGCGCTGCAACACGCCGACGACACGCTCCTCCAGCGCGGCGGCGGCAAGGGTCTCAAAATCTATGACGAGATTAAGCGCGACACCCACGCCTCGGCCTGCCTTGCCAAGCGCAACAAGCATCTGGTGGCCCGCGAATGGGAGGTGGTCCAGGCATCTGACAAGCCGCTTGATGTCGCGGCGGCGGATTTCGTGCGTGCCACCCTGAAGGACATGCCCTTTGATGGGATCTGCGAAGATTTGTCTGGCGGCGCGATCCTGAAGGGATTTGCGGTTTCGGAGAGCATTTGGGCGAGAGACGGCAACCGGATCAAGCCGCAGCGCATCGTCAGCCATGACCAGCGCCGTTTTGCGTTCGGCCAGGACGGTCGGCCACGGCTGCGCACCTGGACGAACATGCATGACGGCATCGAACTGCCGGAGCGAAAATTCATTGTCCATCGCCACGGCGTTGTCGGCAATAATCCGTACGGTCTCGGCCTCGGCTATCAGTTGTTTTGGGCTGTGCTGTTCAAACGCGAAGGCGTAGCCTTCTGGTTGCATTTTCTCGACAAGTTCGCGGGGCCGACCGTTGTCGCCCAAACTCCCTACGGCATGTTGAGCGACGAGCAGCAAAAGCTTCTAAGCAATCTTGCCAATATCCGCACCAGCTCTGCCGTCACGGTGCCGGTCGGGACGGACGTAAAGTTTCTTGAAGCCGCGCGATCCGGCTCCGTTAGCTATCAGGAATGGCTCGAATATTGGGACAAGCAGATATCCATCTGCATACTCGGCGAAACGCTGACCACCGACATCGGTTCTAGCGGTTCTCGTGCCGCCGCTGAGACCCATGCCGGGATGCTGGATCTGCTGGTGGACAGTGACGCTGATCACCTGTCGGACACGTTGAACGAACAGCTTATCCGCTGGCTGGTCGAGTACAACTTCCCCGGCGCTGCCGTCCCGCGTGTCTGGCGGGTGCGCCCATCTAATGAAAAGGCCAAGGCTGAAACGCGCAAGGCCAGGGCTGAGGCAGCAAGCTCCGAACATGCCGCCCTGGTTGAGATCATCGCCACCGCCGCCAATATTGATGACGACGACACCGCCCGCGAGTTAATTACCTCGTTCGACCTAACCCATAGTCTCTCGGATCAGACGATTGATCGGCTGGTGGAAGCACGGTTTGCCTTCATGGAAGGCAAGCGGCCAAAACAGCAAATGCCCGATAACGCTCCTGCATTCTCCAGCCTGTTCGGGCCGCTTGGCTCAAAAAAAAAACGGCAGCTGACGGCAAGCTTTGCCGATGACGTCGATCCTGTCAGTGATCTGACGGATCAGCTCGAAGATTTAGCCGCCAGTCTTTCCACCCGCCGCCTCAACACCATCCGCAGCGCCATTGAGGCCGCGCCCGATTATCCAGACGCCGCCCGCGCTATTCTCACCATTGGTGCAAAGTGGACCCCTGATGCACTTGGCAAACTGTTAGGCGATGGCTTGGAGCTGGCGGCCCTTCATGGACGCGAGGCCGCGTTTACTGATGGCGAGGACGATGACGCCCGCTTTGCCGACGCTGACGTATTCAACCAGCCGTTCAAGGAACAGATCGAATTCTTTACCCAAAAACGGGGCAAGCCGACCAAGGTATGGACTGATGCGCTGCGCGGCACCCATGACCGCGCCTTTGTTATTGCAGGCGCCACCGATCTCGCCATGCTGTCGGATTTTCAGACAGCCATTGCCAGCGCCATGCAAAACGGAACCACCTTTGCCGATTTCCAGAAGGACTTTGACCGGATCGTTGCCAAATACGGCTGGGCCTATAAGGGTGAACGTGGCTGGCGCAGCCGGGTAATTTTTGAGACCAACCTGCGCACCAGCCACATGGCGGGGCGGCTTAAGCAGATGCGCGACCCGGATGTGCTGAAGCTGCGCCCCTATTGGGAATATCGCCACGGTGAAACCCGCAAGCCGAAAATTCCGCGCACCCAACATCTGGCGTGGCACGGCAAATGCTACCCGCATGATGATCCGTTCTGGCAGACCCATTTCCCGCCGAACGACTGGCATTGTTCCTGCGGTGTGCGTTCCCGCTCCCTGCGAGACCTGAAGCGTATGGGCAAAGACGGCCCCGATCCATCTCCCAAAATTCTAACGGAACCGATGAAGGACCCACTGACCGGCCAGCTGATAGAGCAGCCTCAAGGCATCGGCTACGGTTGGGATTATCAGCCCGGCGATCTCTGGGAACGCGGCCTCACGCCGTCGAATCTGATGGAGCAAGGCCGCGAAGTCCTGGACAATCCGCGCATGGCGGTGGAGATCGACGCCCCCGAACCGCTGGACGAGCTGCTGAAGGCGGCAAAGCCATTCAAGGCCAAGGCACTCGAAGATGGGCTTGAGCCGGAAGTTTATGTGCGAGCGTTCCTTGAACCGTTCGGCGCGGACATTGGCAAAGCCGTGCTGTTCGAAGACGCAGCGGGCAATCGTATCCCTGTTTCCGATCTGCTGTTTCGAAACCGCGAAGGCGCGTTCAAGGCGCTGAAACGCAATCGCCACCGCGTTATGTCGATGATGGCCGAAGCGTTGATTGACCCTGACGAGATATGGATGGGTGTGGCGCGTAAAGTCGAGAGCGGCGATCTTGTGGTGGATCGCCGTTACATCCGTGTCGATCCGAAAACCGCCATTCAGATCGTATTCGAGATTGGTGAGCGGGGATGGGAGGCCGTCACCAGTTTCGATTTTACGGATAAAAAAGGAGAGCCGGACTTTTCCGCCCTTGAGAAACGGCGTGTCGGCAAGCTGATCTACAGCCGCCCGGAAAAGTAA
- a CDS encoding major capsid protein, protein MTTRALNQRTAAVVNPILSTHARGYRNSTFIASALFPRVSIPNRSMLVIKFGKEAFRKLNTRRAPGSATKRVQYGYAADPVSLVQDSLEGIVPTEHQQEAETVPGIDLGAGAVNMVLDVLDLNLEIDSGRIARDPANYDANHKMVLTGADRWTDPDSDPKADLDEAKEMIRRSIGRYPNTLTLGPNAGNALKGHPKIKEQFKYTSKASISTDMLAAYFDVKKVVIGAAVYLPETADDAALANDVWGDDAILAYVPEAGDNFQVPSFAYTYELTGYPQVEQPYYERPIKSWVYPTTVERRPILTGAEGGFLFQNAGSK, encoded by the coding sequence ATGACCACTCGCGCTCTCAACCAGCGGACGGCTGCCGTCGTCAATCCGATCCTGTCCACTCATGCCCGTGGCTACCGCAACTCCACCTTCATCGCCAGCGCGCTGTTTCCGCGTGTTTCGATCCCCAACCGTTCCATGCTGGTTATCAAGTTTGGCAAGGAGGCGTTTCGCAAACTCAATACCCGCCGTGCGCCTGGCTCCGCTACCAAGCGGGTGCAATATGGCTATGCGGCGGACCCGGTCTCGCTGGTGCAGGACTCACTTGAAGGCATCGTGCCGACCGAACACCAACAGGAAGCCGAGACAGTGCCGGGCATCGATCTCGGCGCGGGTGCGGTCAATATGGTGCTTGACGTTCTCGACCTCAATCTTGAGATCGATAGCGGACGGATTGCCCGCGACCCAGCCAACTATGACGCCAACCACAAGATGGTGCTGACCGGCGCGGATCGCTGGACCGATCCGGACAGCGATCCGAAGGCAGACCTGGACGAGGCCAAGGAGATGATCCGCCGCTCGATTGGTCGCTATCCCAACACGCTTACGCTTGGTCCCAATGCTGGCAATGCCCTCAAGGGCCATCCCAAGATTAAGGAGCAGTTTAAGTATACCTCGAAAGCCAGCATTTCCACCGACATGCTGGCTGCCTATTTCGACGTCAAGAAAGTGGTGATCGGCGCTGCGGTTTATCTGCCGGAGACCGCCGACGATGCGGCTCTCGCCAATGACGTCTGGGGCGATGATGCGATCCTCGCCTATGTCCCAGAAGCTGGCGACAATTTTCAGGTGCCGTCCTTTGCCTATACGTATGAGCTGACCGGCTATCCGCAGGTCGAACAGCCCTATTATGAGCGGCCTATCAAGTCGTGGGTCTATCCGACCACGGTTGAGCGCCGTCCTATTCTGACCGGTGCTGAAGGTGGATTTCTCTTCCAGAATGCGGGGTCGAAATGA
- a CDS encoding capsid cement protein: MQFFQPVLSDTVTATTLFDAYDLIGFDDGKVTSDDAPVKGMAHHPATEIGLDVAVMMIGTGRVRARGVITKGAKLISAAAGGVKAAPANAANPFAVALTAAADGEFVTILIR, encoded by the coding sequence ATGCAGTTTTTTCAGCCGGTCCTTTCGGACACAGTAACCGCCACCACACTTTTCGACGCTTACGACCTGATCGGTTTCGATGACGGCAAGGTGACGAGCGACGACGCTCCGGTCAAGGGCATGGCCCATCATCCGGCCACCGAGATCGGCCTCGATGTCGCCGTCATGATGATCGGCACGGGCCGGGTCCGCGCTCGTGGCGTCATCACCAAAGGGGCAAAGCTGATCTCTGCCGCTGCCGGTGGTGTCAAAGCCGCGCCCGCCAATGCCGCCAATCCGTTTGCCGTGGCGCTAACCGCCGCAGCCGATGGCGAATTCGTCACCATCCTCATCCGTTAA
- a CDS encoding phage protein Gp36 family protein, with protein MTRFLTVDDFTAAFGLAEVSQIAGIGNLNDPAGRSLDVTKIEAAIIWAEDIFVGYARARYPVIETLTPEVTAPVIKGLIADVARYRLRDKSGGQGQVADTVRERHDAAMANIKAVATGKFELPIAGLPTNGEAGSVSSQAIVPPSPVRSMLYGWRP; from the coding sequence ATGACGCGATTTCTAACGGTTGATGACTTTACCGCCGCCTTCGGGCTTGCCGAAGTCTCGCAGATCGCGGGCATCGGCAACCTTAACGACCCAGCTGGCCGCAGCCTGGACGTAACCAAGATTGAGGCGGCCATCATCTGGGCCGAGGATATTTTTGTCGGTTATGCCCGCGCCCGCTATCCCGTTATCGAGACGCTGACGCCAGAGGTAACGGCCCCCGTCATCAAGGGCCTAATTGCCGATGTGGCGCGCTACCGCCTGCGGGATAAATCGGGCGGCCAAGGCCAAGTCGCGGACACCGTTAGAGAGCGGCACGACGCCGCCATGGCCAATATCAAGGCCGTGGCGACCGGCAAATTCGAATTGCCGATTGCGGGCCTGCCCACCAATGGCGAGGCCGGGTCCGTCAGTTCGCAGGCCATTGTGCCGCCGTCGCCGGTTCGCTCGATGCTTTACGGGTGGCGGCCATGA
- a CDS encoding phage virion morphogenesis protein, producing MTGISYKAIIDDRDMRAKLAELIGKMQRPAGFYKNVGEHLLNSVKDNFENERAPDGSRWKVLSQTTRDQREKKYGHSPNSILRASGDLMNSINMQASDTDVRIGSSLIYAAIHQFGGDAGRGKKVTIPARPYLGLTTADEQEVVTIAEEWLAAE from the coding sequence ATGACCGGTATCAGCTACAAGGCGATCATTGACGACCGGGACATGCGGGCAAAGCTGGCCGAACTGATCGGCAAGATGCAACGCCCGGCAGGCTTTTACAAAAACGTCGGTGAGCACCTGCTCAACTCAGTCAAGGACAACTTTGAAAATGAGCGCGCTCCGGACGGCTCCCGCTGGAAAGTCTTGTCGCAAACAACCCGTGACCAGCGCGAGAAAAAATATGGCCACTCGCCTAACTCCATTTTGCGGGCTTCCGGCGATCTGATGAATTCCATAAATATGCAAGCCAGTGACACAGACGTTCGTATCGGCTCCAGCCTAATTTACGCTGCCATTCATCAGTTTGGTGGTGATGCTGGTCGGGGCAAGAAAGTCACCATCCCGGCGCGGCCTTATCTTGGGCTTACAACGGCTGACGAGCAAGAGGTGGTGACTATTGCTGAAGAGTGGCTGGCGGCAGAATAA
- a CDS encoding IS5-like element IS869 family transposase (programmed frameshift) → MTRRRFDLTDFEWTVIQPLLPNKPRGVPRVDDRRVINGILWRFRTGSPWADVPDRYGPYTTCYNRFVRWRKAGVWDHVLGEISKAFDGDIVMIDSSCVRVHQHAANGKKGDQHDGCMGRSRGGLTTKIHAVVDADGRPIRLALTAGQAHDGRMAEPLLQTISKGAILLADKAYDTNAIRAFAKQRQAWANIPAKSNRKGSFPFSQWVYRQRNLVERFFSKLKQFRGIATRYDKDPLNFLAAVKLAAARIWIRSL, encoded by the exons ATGACCCGTCGCCGGTTTGATCTCACCGATTTCGAATGGACTGTCATCCAGCCCTTGTTACCCAACAAGCCGCGTGGGGTGCCACGGGTTGACGACCGGCGGGTGATCAACGGCATCTTGTGGCGGTTTCGGACAGGTTCACCCTGGGCAGACGTTCCTGATCGATATGGCCCATATACAACCTGCTACAACCGGTTCGTGCGATGGCGAAAGGCGGGTGTCTGGGATCATGTTCTGGGCGAGATTTCCAAGGCTTTCGACGGCGATATCGTTATGATCGACAGCTCCTGTGTCCGTGTTCATCAACATGCGGCCA ACGGGAAAAAGGGGGATCAACACGATGGCTGCATGGGACGTTCCCGTGGCGGCTTGACCACCAAAATCCACGCCGTTGTCGATGCCGATGGCCGACCGATCCGTCTCGCACTCACAGCCGGTCAAGCCCATGATGGTCGCATGGCAGAACCATTGTTACAGACAATCTCCAAGGGTGCGATCCTGCTGGCGGACAAGGCCTACGATACCAACGCGATCAGAGCATTTGCAAAGCAAAGGCAGGCATGGGCCAATATTCCTGCCAAGAGCAATCGGAAGGGAAGCTTCCCTTTCAGCCAATGGGTTTACCGACAGCGCAATCTCGTTGAGCGTTTCTTCAGCAAACTCAAACAGTTCAGAGGCATCGCAACCCGTTACGACAAAGACCCATTGAACTTTCTCGCCGCTGTCAAATTGGCAGCAGCAAGAATTTGGATCAGATCGTTATGA
- a CDS encoding phage major tail tube protein, whose product MARKTGQITQADCYINEVDVCGRVAELDMGEIAHTEIEHKTLGQIGVLKLPGRPVEAIEGKISFEWLDEEVSRSIMNPTKTHKIQIHSYVDIFDADGLNSDQSHTLITHIGFQMMKTGGRTAKLGENLAQEHDISITSFKQSVYGGETPIIEFDAWNNIYRVNGEDVWPK is encoded by the coding sequence ATGGCGCGTAAAACCGGACAAATTACCCAGGCCGACTGCTACATCAACGAGGTCGATGTTTGCGGTCGAGTCGCCGAACTGGACATGGGCGAGATCGCCCATACCGAGATCGAACACAAAACGCTGGGGCAGATCGGCGTCCTCAAACTGCCGGGCCGCCCGGTGGAGGCCATTGAAGGCAAGATCAGCTTCGAATGGTTGGACGAGGAAGTGTCGAGGTCGATCATGAACCCGACCAAGACGCACAAGATACAAATCCATTCCTATGTCGATATTTTCGACGCGGATGGCCTCAACTCCGATCAGTCTCACACGCTGATCACCCATATCGGGTTTCAGATGATGAAGACCGGTGGGCGCACCGCCAAGCTGGGCGAAAACCTTGCCCAGGAGCATGACATTTCCATCACCAGTTTCAAGCAGTCGGTCTATGGCGGCGAAACGCCAATCATCGAATTCGACGCCTGGAACAACATCTACCGCGTCAACGGCGAGGATGTCTGGCCCAAGTAG
- a CDS encoding AAA family ATPase, with translation MTPPASLKSLTITAFRGSSSTFTLPFEKGKKMTLLYGENGTGKTTICDAFEFLANERVSSISNYGLGNALEKFWHSAKRKPADLLVELETSAETFRGKLNGKSVEVTPAGKSPKIELLRRQQMLRLIEAKPAERYNEIKRFVDISGFEVSEDNLRKQIKLISERKENSKQAEKQSLEELHGFFQAAGSPENLTPISWAKKNISEANDGLDSNIGELAKLRDAFNELKKNVDIQKARLHSLELAQSNLAAARDKLESEATELGRTLINRVCKSA, from the coding sequence GTGACCCCTCCAGCCTCATTAAAGTCCCTTACCATCACAGCATTCCGGGGTTCGTCTTCGACATTCACTCTACCCTTTGAGAAGGGTAAGAAAATGACACTCCTTTATGGTGAAAATGGCACTGGTAAAACGACCATATGTGATGCTTTCGAGTTTCTCGCTAACGAACGCGTCTCATCGATATCAAATTATGGGTTGGGGAACGCTCTTGAAAAGTTTTGGCATTCAGCGAAGAGAAAGCCGGCAGATTTACTTGTTGAATTAGAGACAAGCGCAGAAACATTTCGTGGAAAATTAAACGGCAAATCGGTTGAAGTAACTCCTGCAGGGAAGAGTCCAAAAATTGAGTTGCTTCGGCGGCAGCAAATGCTGCGCCTCATTGAGGCAAAACCTGCGGAAAGATATAATGAAATCAAGAGATTTGTGGACATATCGGGTTTCGAGGTATCTGAAGATAATTTACGTAAACAAATAAAATTGATCTCAGAGCGGAAAGAGAATTCAAAACAAGCAGAAAAGCAAAGTCTCGAAGAGCTTCACGGTTTCTTTCAAGCCGCTGGATCGCCAGAAAATTTAACGCCGATATCATGGGCGAAAAAGAATATTTCTGAAGCTAATGATGGTCTCGATTCAAATATTGGCGAGCTTGCGAAGCTTCGGGACGCATTTAATGAATTAAAGAAAAATGTCGATATCCAGAAAGCGCGCCTTCATTCGTTAGAGCTAGCACAGTCAAATTTAGCTGCTGCTCGGGATAAACTGGAAAGCGAGGCAACCGAACTAGGCCGCACACTCATAAACCGGGTTTGCAAATCGGCCTGA
- a CDS encoding Gp37 family protein, whose protein sequence is MTDALITARPATVIEQVEDALLAELKVSVSGQCKVEAFPNDPALYDFSGLPAALLVHYAGSRFTAAKGPVSTTQARAMEFSLVLLVRSLHGEGGAYAHLEDIRLAIQGRAFAGAGPAMIIRDQLVEEKDGVWRWEIRVSLPIPAVARNYQTPAPFMRPGISTP, encoded by the coding sequence ATGACAGATGCGCTGATTACGGCCCGTCCAGCGACCGTCATTGAGCAGGTAGAGGATGCACTGCTTGCCGAGCTGAAGGTCAGCGTTTCCGGCCAATGCAAGGTCGAGGCATTCCCGAACGATCCGGCGCTCTATGATTTCAGTGGGCTGCCCGCTGCCTTGCTCGTGCATTATGCCGGGTCACGGTTCACCGCTGCCAAAGGGCCGGTCAGCACGACCCAAGCCCGCGCCATGGAATTCTCATTGGTTCTGTTGGTCCGATCTTTGCACGGCGAAGGCGGCGCTTATGCCCACCTCGAAGATATTCGCCTTGCCATCCAAGGCCGGGCCTTTGCCGGGGCCGGACCTGCCATGATCATCCGCGACCAATTGGTCGAAGAAAAAGACGGCGTCTGGCGATGGGAAATCCGCGTGTCCCTGCCGATCCCCGCCGTTGCCCGAAACTACCAGACCCCCGCGCCGTTCATGCGTCCGGGCATTTCCACCCCCTGA
- a CDS encoding coiled-coil domain-containing protein — protein sequence MAVLQAGQNYLNSHPDTDECPLCRSQDRIDVMGEDIANRLRKLEGFRKASDEHKQSVDNLSNAEKAITQLKEEYKNAVEIFETAISNEAWKDKLNLPGKLPPQDYLLIGLWIAENEHLSNEWAKLEASWIDQSKFLAALRAASDRYDKNLRQRMALDEIIPRVEKALEICIQERQKFTEKVIGDIAQEVGNLYETIHPGEGLAKISFALDPKKRASIELGAQFSGKGVPPQAYFSQSHLDTLGLCVFLALAMRGQPDKTILILDDVLGSVDEPHVERVIGTIYEMSQKFFHTIVTTHYRPWREKFRWGVLKPSQPCQFVELKQWTLNDGISLINSLPEVEKLRVMLADPNPDIQAVCGKAGVVLEALLDFLTLTYGCAVPRRVADKYTLGELLPAINGKLLTSLRVQVIDNSTVGGSIVSEIEIKPILDGVKEIAQTRNVMGAHFNNLAFELYPNDGLKFARLVETLAGALVCNEYGWPSRDKTGSYWNNGGDTRRLHPLKKPS from the coding sequence TTGGCTGTCCTACAGGCTGGTCAAAACTATCTAAATAGTCATCCTGATACAGATGAGTGCCCCCTTTGCCGAAGCCAAGATCGTATTGATGTTATGGGGGAAGATATTGCTAATCGGCTGAGAAAACTTGAAGGGTTCCGTAAAGCAAGCGATGAGCACAAGCAGTCCGTTGACAATCTCTCAAATGCTGAAAAGGCCATCACTCAACTCAAAGAGGAATATAAGAATGCTGTGGAGATTTTCGAAACAGCAATTTCCAATGAAGCTTGGAAAGACAAGTTAAACCTACCGGGAAAACTCCCTCCGCAAGATTACTTGTTGATAGGATTATGGATAGCTGAAAACGAGCACTTGAGTAATGAATGGGCAAAACTGGAAGCGTCTTGGATAGACCAAAGTAAATTTCTTGCTGCGTTAAGAGCCGCCTCAGATAGATATGATAAGAATCTTCGCCAAAGAATGGCTTTAGATGAAATAATCCCTAGAGTTGAAAAAGCACTGGAAATTTGCATTCAAGAAAGACAGAAGTTCACTGAAAAGGTGATAGGTGATATCGCCCAAGAAGTGGGTAATTTGTACGAGACTATTCACCCAGGCGAAGGACTTGCGAAAATTTCCTTCGCTTTAGACCCGAAGAAGAGAGCATCTATTGAGCTTGGAGCGCAATTTTCAGGAAAGGGTGTTCCCCCACAAGCTTATTTTAGTCAGTCACATCTGGATACTCTAGGCTTATGTGTCTTTCTCGCGCTTGCAATGCGAGGCCAGCCAGATAAAACAATATTAATTTTAGACGACGTCCTCGGTAGTGTTGATGAACCTCACGTGGAACGCGTCATTGGAACAATATATGAAATGTCTCAAAAATTCTTTCATACGATTGTTACCACCCACTATCGCCCATGGCGGGAGAAGTTTCGCTGGGGGGTACTGAAGCCTAGTCAACCATGCCAGTTTGTGGAATTAAAGCAATGGACATTGAATGACGGGATTTCACTCATAAACTCTCTTCCCGAGGTTGAGAAACTTAGAGTGATGCTGGCTGATCCAAATCCGGATATTCAAGCCGTTTGTGGTAAGGCCGGAGTGGTCCTTGAGGCATTGCTAGATTTTCTAACTTTGACATATGGATGCGCTGTACCGCGTCGGGTTGCAGACAAATACACTTTGGGGGAATTGCTTCCGGCGATTAACGGTAAACTGCTTACCTCTTTACGAGTACAAGTTATTGACAATTCAACAGTGGGCGGGTCGATTGTAAGCGAAATTGAAATAAAACCTATTTTGGACGGCGTTAAGGAAATTGCTCAAACGCGCAATGTTATGGGTGCACATTTTAACAATCTAGCCTTCGAGCTATATCCTAACGATGGCCTCAAGTTTGCTCGTTTAGTGGAAACGTTGGCCGGGGCATTAGTTTGCAATGAGTATGGTTGGCCAAGCAGAGACAAAACCGGCAGCTATTGGAATAACGGTGGGGATACACGTAGGCTTCATCCATTAAAGAAGCCCAGCTGA